A genomic window from Sporosarcina sp. Marseille-Q4063 includes:
- a CDS encoding glycerophosphodiester phosphodiesterase family protein, producing the protein MKFLLVQKGDIDEKGETILLNRIIIGIISIVFLLAGCGQDKTDTEVTPDEDFQIIAHRGASAYAPENTLASFNLAKEMNVDYIELDIHLTKDNEIVVMHDEDVTKTTEGSGDIGNYTLDQLKKLSVNYGNEGKKKHAETEAYKVPTLREVFEEFGNEVNFMIELKKSKTNRGIEEKLVDLLIEFEMINTADQDEKPKVVVHSFYEKILKRMDELNKDVLLVKLITFEEDETAELSEEEIAELVNYSSGVGVGYKLLNSNFIQKMHEEGLLVFAADVQEADVAQDMKKIGARGIFTDRPDLLEKE; encoded by the coding sequence GTGAAGTTTCTTTTGGTACAGAAGGGGGATATAGATGAGAAAGGAGAGACGATTTTATTGAATAGAATAATCATTGGAATCATTTCCATCGTATTCTTGTTGGCGGGATGCGGCCAAGATAAGACTGATACGGAAGTAACGCCGGATGAAGACTTTCAAATTATTGCGCACCGAGGGGCATCAGCTTATGCGCCCGAAAATACGCTTGCATCTTTCAACCTCGCAAAAGAAATGAATGTCGATTACATAGAACTGGACATACATTTAACAAAAGACAATGAAATAGTCGTCATGCATGATGAAGATGTAACGAAAACGACAGAAGGAAGCGGAGACATCGGTAACTATACGCTCGACCAACTGAAAAAGTTGTCTGTGAACTACGGAAATGAGGGCAAGAAGAAACATGCAGAGACGGAGGCCTATAAAGTACCCACATTACGAGAAGTATTCGAAGAGTTTGGGAATGAAGTTAATTTCATGATTGAATTAAAAAAGTCCAAAACAAACCGTGGCATTGAAGAAAAGCTTGTCGACCTGTTGATAGAATTCGAAATGATAAACACTGCTGATCAAGACGAAAAACCAAAAGTGGTTGTCCATTCGTTTTATGAAAAAATACTAAAGCGCATGGATGAATTGAATAAGGATGTTCTATTGGTGAAATTAATTACATTCGAGGAAGATGAAACTGCGGAACTTTCAGAGGAAGAAATAGCAGAATTAGTAAATTACAGTTCCGGAGTAGGCGTCGGCTATAAGTTGCTGAATTCGAATTTCATTCAAAAAATGCATGAGGAAGGTTTGCTCGTATTTGCAGCGGATGTGCAAGAAGCAGATGTTGCACAGGACATGAAGAAAATCGGAGCGAGAGGAATTTTTACCGATCGACCTGATTTGTTGGAAAAAGAATAA
- the yhfH gene encoding protein YhfH, whose translation MIENIIEFFKNLPPKKCTNCGEEIVEQHECYGNTCDSCNAL comes from the coding sequence ATGATTGAAAACATTATAGAGTTCTTTAAAAACTTGCCTCCAAAAAAATGTACGAATTGCGGTGAAGAAATTGTTGAACAACATGAATGCTACGGAAATACATGCGATTCGTGTAACGCTTTATAG
- the yhfH gene encoding protein YhfH — translation MLVNVIEFFKNLPAKVCVNCKEDIAEQHDCYTNKCDKCNVL, via the coding sequence ATGTTAGTAAATGTTATCGAATTTTTTAAAAACCTACCTGCGAAAGTATGCGTTAACTGTAAAGAAGATATTGCAGAGCAACATGATTGCTACACGAACAAATGCGATAAATGCAACGTATTATAA
- the hemY gene encoding protoporphyrinogen oxidase, protein MNEQRKKVVIVGGGITGLSAAYYMQKEAREKGLALDVLLVEASNRLGGKIQTVRRDGFIIERGPDSFLIRKKSIGILAEDLGIEDELVKNATGQAYIYVNGKLHPIPAGSVMGIPTQIGPFFKTELFSLTGKLRAAGDLIMPRSSNSDDQSLGSFFRRRLGGEVVENLIEPLLSGVYSGDIDQMSLKSTYPQFFEVEKKHRSLILGMKKSRPQPVPAKDGLPAKREGVFHTFKNGLETLVEAIEEKLNPNSVLKGVRVDSIKRLENKNVLQLNDGQIIEADAVILTTGHKMASDLFAPHGLLQDLGGIPTTSVATVALAFPEEAVVQDEEGTGFLVSRTGDFSITACTWTHRKWPTSTPKGKVLIRAFVGRIGDETIVDLPDAEIEKIVLSDLKRIIDIKGKPDFTVITRWKNDRPQYRVGHQERIEAARAEIQNQFPLVKLVGASYDGVGLPDCVDQGKAAVQEIIEELF, encoded by the coding sequence ATGAACGAACAACGTAAAAAAGTCGTCATTGTCGGTGGAGGGATTACAGGACTTTCCGCAGCTTATTATATGCAAAAAGAAGCGCGAGAAAAAGGGCTTGCACTCGATGTACTCCTCGTTGAAGCGTCGAACCGTCTTGGTGGAAAAATCCAAACAGTTCGGCGTGACGGTTTTATTATTGAGCGCGGTCCTGATTCATTCCTAATACGCAAGAAAAGTATCGGAATTTTGGCAGAAGATCTAGGCATTGAAGATGAACTCGTTAAAAATGCAACAGGGCAAGCTTATATTTACGTCAATGGGAAACTCCATCCGATTCCAGCAGGATCCGTTATGGGAATCCCTACGCAAATAGGTCCATTTTTTAAAACAGAGTTATTTTCATTGACTGGAAAACTTCGCGCTGCGGGCGATCTAATAATGCCCCGTTCCTCCAATTCTGATGATCAATCGCTTGGTAGTTTTTTCCGCAGACGGTTGGGCGGCGAGGTTGTTGAAAACTTGATTGAACCGCTTTTGTCAGGCGTTTATTCAGGGGATATCGACCAAATGAGTTTGAAATCTACTTATCCGCAGTTCTTTGAAGTGGAGAAAAAGCACAGAAGTTTAATTCTCGGAATGAAAAAATCAAGACCCCAACCAGTGCCTGCGAAAGATGGACTTCCTGCAAAGCGGGAAGGAGTCTTTCACACATTCAAAAATGGTCTTGAAACATTAGTGGAAGCAATCGAAGAAAAACTCAACCCGAATTCAGTTTTGAAAGGCGTTCGCGTCGATTCAATTAAGCGGTTGGAAAATAAAAATGTACTTCAATTGAACGATGGGCAAATCATTGAGGCAGATGCAGTTATCTTGACCACAGGGCATAAAATGGCGAGTGATTTATTCGCTCCGCATGGCTTGTTGCAAGATTTGGGCGGAATTCCGACTACATCCGTTGCGACAGTTGCGCTGGCATTTCCTGAAGAGGCTGTTGTGCAAGATGAAGAAGGTACAGGGTTTCTCGTTTCGAGAACGGGTGATTTTTCCATTACGGCATGTACGTGGACGCATCGCAAATGGCCAACGTCAACGCCAAAAGGAAAAGTGCTGATTCGTGCATTCGTGGGCCGAATAGGTGACGAGACAATTGTCGACTTGCCCGATGCTGAAATTGAAAAAATTGTGCTGTCAGATTTGAAAAGAATTATCGACATTAAAGGAAAACCGGATTTTACCGTGATTACTCGTTGGAAAAATGATCGCCCGCAATATAGGGTAGGTCATCAAGAACGAATCGAAGCCGCACGCGCTGAGATTCAGAACCAATTTCCACTCGTGAAATTAGTAGGTGCTTCTTATGATGGCGTCGGATTACCCGATTGTGTCGATCAAGGAAAAGCTGCTGTACAAGAAATAATTGAAGAGTTATTTTAA